The Eriocheir sinensis breed Jianghai 21 unplaced genomic scaffold, ASM2467909v1 Scaffold204, whole genome shotgun sequence genome contains the following window.
ggcttcctcctcctcgtacgcgtcctcctcctaccactactcctcctcctaccactactcctcctcctcctcctctgcaggctcCTTTTCAACGCCAAAATCTAAAGCAAAATCgtttcacaaaaataaacagaaaagaaacaaggagactgaagtaggctcgacggcctacatgtggcacctcctatttcccttcacatataagacgatcgcaatagacaacatctcgcccaaggagaagaaggccaggaagaggaagcggtaccggcaaaacaagaagaaggcggCGTCGTTTCACTAAGAAGGGACGCCGGGACGGCAGGCAGGAGTGAGGCGTCAGGAAGGCTTTTGAGCCTACATCATCCCatcagttctctcttcttcctttcctactgactcattcatgtgtttcccagctccatctcttcccaaagtcagacccagtatatactttccctgtgtcggagtattcattatgtgttccttctattacgatatccttttattactgttattgggaCTACCTTACGGTAAAGCAActtatttagtatattaattcatttttttcattgtttttcttgggTTGTGTAGTGCGCTGTTGCTTCGTGTGTCCCAGTGAGCGCTGTGgctgcttcccttcatattccGAAGCCGTGTTGTGCCTATGTCTGGTCATGTATCAGTTCTCTCAAGTGAGTGTCTTTGTCTGTTGTCAActatccttcactcttttcccttgctcttttatttttctttcttctacgttTCTTCCTGTTCCATGTTTACTGACTCCTATTAGCTGTAGGATGTCTTGATTTACCATGACTTGCAACATTtgaatttccttccctctgcctatCGTTCTTATCAGTATTGCTGGTactgttcttcttgttatattcATCTCCATTCTATTACtcaccttcccactcatctctccGGCTGCTGCTCcaaccattattactattactgctgctgccatTCCTACCACTACCACTTTGGTGCTGCCTGTAACGCCATTTCTTGGGTCTCGTGGACgaccccaacccgttagtggcgcaggcgaattttcttCATATTGACTGCCTCGATAGATGACTCCTGCCAGGCCCAtgcctccccccccaaccccccaaccccGTGCTCCtcatgaccgaagtcgctgaagtttgggATGACTAAacatctggacagcatatgggtactcATCCGCccctcggcgatgattgaaaggCGTCAGGGTGTAGCGCTGGGTCTCGACCCAGGTGCCCCCAGCTCACCATCCCCTCACGCTAACCACGCGGCCACCGCGTATCCTCCCATTACtttgactactactacaaccaccaccaccattactaccatttcAAAAAAAATTCTAGGTTTGACCGCATGCACATGAACATAATGGCAATCTCTCCTTACACTCATTCAGAAGATTGAAGTTTCAAGTCTTTAGTTTTCTCTTATGCTAAAGAAGACTATGCTATCTTCAAGGAGGTTTTCCATATTGCAGAACTTTTGCCATAAGAAAACTTGTCAATACGCCTCGATTTTAGATATTCCGATTTTCACCCGTTGACAAATCTCAGACATACGGATTCTTTGTGTCAGTGTATTCTCAGAAGTTTTCAATAAGCAGTGCGAGAGTTTTCGACCCGAGAGCCACTTTCATATTACTTGTTCAGACTAGGCTTGGTCCATATTGTTAAAACATTTCAGCGCGTAAgcaaacatatttgacaaagttCTCGTAGTAGTTTTGACATTTGCAAAGGTAGTGTGATGAGGGTCATCACAAACGGCCTTcctcctgtaccatgaagctaaaaaaaacactcatgggaacccattgttattattatcattattattattattattgcttttgtgGTTTAAGTTGTCGCTGTTGTCCCCGtcgattttattgtttgtattgtaTTGTGTCGTTTGCTTGTACTGTATTGCGTTTGTTTTGTGTGGTTTGCGTTACTTTTATCAGctcattgttatttgttatttatattgttggtgttgtgtttcttaatgtaattttagtgttggtaagagagagagagagagagagagagaattggtatgatattagtagtaaaaatagtatagTATAGTTCTAGTTCTAGTTATTGTCGTTGCTGCCGCCCCAATATTGACATAAACAGACGTTATTGCATTTTATCATGATGGATATTTTGATCTGTTTGCCGGCGCCGTCACGCTCAGCACGGGGCTAGGAGCCGCGGGTGAGTGCGTGCGCCGGGCTCTGCTATATACGATCTGTCTCTGCCTGTACAAATGTATGTCTGATGTCAGGTGTGGACGTTAGCTGCACTCTATATACACTCTTATGTGTTATCATGTTAGCCTTTGTTACatacttcttccctcttttcctttctttctgtctctctctctctctcccgctctctctttgtctaagctctctgatacactcttctgtatcgtttatttgtttatacttcCTCCCGcccttagttttctctctctctctctctctctctctctctctctctctctctctctctctctctctctctctctctctctctctctctctctctctctctctctctctctctctctcttattgtaaaCATTCTGATAAACTCTTTTCGGTATGATCATGTTATCctctgttgttttcctctttcctcttcctcccctcgctcctttcctttctccctccctctttatagaCCTGATAAACACTTactttagtattatcattataacaCTTTGCTATTtcgctcttttccctcccttcctgtcttcctccccctcccccttttctattTCCAAGCATTCTGATAATCACACTTTTTTAAATATGTGATTtatgttatttctctttccttcctcctcctccttccttccccccactcTCGATTTCAAAACCGTTTAATAAACACTCACTTGAACTATTATGATTGTGTGATATTTCTCTCttcgcttttccttccctccttccctctcttcctcccacctctctctttttccaaacCCTCCGATCAACACTAACCTTTGTATTATCATGTGACCCTttgctattttcctccttcctcttccttcctgcctccccctctctcttttctaaacCTTCTGATACACACTCACGATTGTGCTATTATCTGGCTTTTCGTTacttacaccttcccttcctcccttcctcccttctctactcttaACCCTCCTTGTAAGCATTCACTATTCTACTATCATATGGTCTTTATTAtttccgttttccctccctccttcccttccttcctccttcctgcctctctataCCTTCCTCATTCCCCGTGCATTGCCtaacatttcctctttcttccttcccattgtttccactattttctttgtcctccttcatatattctttcttctggtcctcatttcaattttatttttactttttacttttacaAACCTTCTTCAAACGTTTCTCCACATGATCTATctttcatttaccttctcttcctttccacttttccctccatttctttccttcattatttttttacttccatctctcatttcaattcattcctcttcctacattctcttttcctcttagccttccacttttcttcctccatgtgatcttccttccaatatttctttatttatttccactttcctttccagtTCTTTTGTCCGTTCATTGTTTGTTTCTATTCCTTATTGCAATTGGTTTCTTTTTCGTCATTCACTCCTTCGCTAAATCTTCCATATTTCCTCTacgtgttcctccttcccctttcctttctttttctatctttctttcctccaaagtctttttttccttcatttaataaTTTGCTTTTAGTCCTCCATTAAATCTTCCACGTTTTCTTCACatggtcttcctttccctttattttcttccttttccctttttttctccagttcaatagttattcacttatttttggcTTTCATTTGACTCGATCCTCTTCATATGGAGTGTTGCTCTTatatctctctcttgtttgttctCAGGTAAGTTGTGCTGTGTGGGACGACGCCAACGTGGGTACACAATATTGTTATCATGATTTTGAAGTCCATATTATAATTGTATCAGTGTGGGTAAGCTACAGAAAGGCTGACGTGTAgggctcgagtgtgtgtgtgtttgtgtgtgtgtgtgtgtgggggggggtttcAGTGTGTctgtgagaggagaaagagaagaggagaaagagagcatagggagaggagagataatcATTCGAATACGAAATcgcataatgaaaaatatataaataacagttacaaaggcgaagggaaagagatctatatatacagagagagagagagagagagagagagagagagagagagagatggagagatttaACATGCCAGACCCTTCTTCGTGATCTACGAAGGAATTATCTCGTAGGTGATATATTAGAAAAAGGCAAGCGTTGAATAATCCCTTTTTTTTGTCAGTTGAAAAACACGAAATTTAACTAAAAAGCTTCAAAGCCTTTCAGGTCAGAGGATTTTCCGAAAACCTTTCACCGGGTACGCTGACGGGGAATCGCATTTTTATTAGATTTCCAATGGCGGAGTTTCCATTCCGTTACGTGGAACGGCTGTTGAGGAAATGCGTGAAACACGAGAGGCGGCGGAAGTTCAATGTACTGAGGAATTGTCTTATATGTCTTAACTTGCCCAGCCTGGCGCCGGATGCTCAAAGGGGTGGTAACTTAGCCCCGGAGACGGTTGTAAGTCACGGGTCGCGTCGCAAGTTAGCTCCCCGCTAGGACCGTCCTCGGCAGCGATGCACAGCGCGGTCGCAGCGGGGTGCTAAGGGTTAGCCCTATGGTTCATGAGTGAGGCGGTAGAGGGCCGGCAGCTCACCAGCTGATGTGAttgcaaccaatggaaatcactgaaacaaagaagacagccaatcaggatcgAGGAAGGTGTTTGTAAACAAACGATGGAAACTTGGGCATTTGGTGCGGGGCCGTCTAGCCAGACCACTTGCTacgcttccctacttccttccattcttccaccgACTGTTTCAGTGGCAACACCTGACCTCGTAGAGCCCGACCACTCCTCACACCAGTCATCCGCGCCTCACTTGGCCCATCCTCAAGAAGACCCAAACAGTAAGTATTTCCCCTAGTTCGTACAGACTAGCCATAAtgtagaaaactaatgaaatattGGTCGGAGTCAGAtgacacaccctgcccttccaagccccaacaccctgccacaccctgcccttccaagccccaacaccctgccacaccctgcccttccaagccccaacaccctgccacaccctgcccttccaagccccaacatcctgccacaccctgcccttccaagcccatTTGAAATAGACCTAAtacttgttatatatttttagtctTAATTCTACAGTAAATGTTAATTTATTTATGATATTTAGTATCTAGGCACTAGGAGGCATAGATTCCTCAAGGCTCCCGGGAGGGTGTAGGAACTTAGCAATGGTTTAATAATACCGCTGTATAGCATTTATATGTTGTGATTTCCTTACAGAATACCAGGATGCTGCAACacctgtagaggaggaggaggaggaagaggagtggaggcaGGTGCAGCCCACCACCGAGGTTATACCAGTGGATATGCCTGCGGCCCTTAATGACCATTTATATGTGGCATTTGTGGGCACCCCAAGACAGGCATCAAGGCCCAGGCCCTCAACGACCCACCACCCCTATGCCCGCCCAGCCAACCACACTcccacccgcccagccagccacactctcacccgcccagccagccacactctcacccgcccagccagccacactctcacccgcccagccagccacactcccacccgcccagccagccacactcccacccgcccagccagccacactcccacccgcccagccagccacactcccacccgcccagccagccaccGGAGAACTGCACAGCATCCTGCACAGGACGTTAACCTACTGGAGCAGATGTTTGAAGTGCAGAAGACACTCCACACTTCGGTGGAGAGGATGACCGACAGGCTGGAGCAAGCAATTGCTCGCGCTGGTTCAGAGATTGCAGCTGCTATACGGTGTGCTGCAGGTAAACTGCCACAGTAATGTGCATGTTTATCTGCAGCACCCGCCTGCAGAGACCTCATGTTTGACAACTTGAGGTCTctgcaatggaccgtattggctatccggcggcgactcggagacaagtactgttttgacttaactcagttccttttttctatttcagaaaaaaataatactggctgtcgtttggagccaaatgtggtacctgctggtagaaaaaaaaaaaggatttaccctttgctggtcagATTTTAAGgcttgcgtctgtgtgtggtgtgtgtgaccagtgaggggcgaatgtgccgcaggctgcagtctcctgagcggcccaaatgGACAAAACACAGCGTGGGaggtttcgtatatttttttgcccagggctttattttgctctccagtagCTTaaaaatgatttaacttgctgtcaaATAATTGTTCGTAGCTATTTTGacctctggtcttaagataagtgtttaccgacgccctctcgctggagaggATGTCTGTAAATCTCTTATCTTAAGGCCAGAGgtcaaaatagctacaggtacttCAACTAGCAATTATTCAACAGCAAGTTCAATCATTTTACAACTGCTGGgcaaaaatacgaaacctcccaagctgtgttttgcgcgtttgggccgctcaggaggcCTGCGTCACATtcgccctcagtggtcacacacaccacacacgcaaACCTTACCAACAAAGCATAAATGCATTTTTTCTATCAGCAGGTACTACGTTGGACATAAGGCTCAAACGAcagccattattatttttttccaaaatagaaaagaggaaccgagttaagtcaaaacagtacctGTCTCCGAGTcaccgccggatagccaatacggtccattgacgTACCCTGGGTAGCCAGGGGATTTATCCCCCGACTAGCCAAAGACCCAACTGTGCGGTGGACTTTCCCGATGCCTTCACATTGGGCGAGCCCACCATCAGTGACGGGTGACGAGCAAAGCCTACAGAACTCCTACACCTTGAAGGAGGAACAGTTATATTTTTATAAGGTGGATAAGTAAGAGAAcggttatatttttataatgtgaagtcAAAAGCTTTGGAATAATCACTGTGATATACATGTGTGTCGCTCATGTCACAAACACAAATAGCCATTGAATATATTTATGCATTATGTATGTGTGATATTGGGAATCACTGTGATATACATATGTGTCATTCATGTCACCTAGTCAATATATTGTGTTATGGAGTATAGAACTTTGGTGCTGATGTTAATTGCTCGCAAGTAAAGGTACAAATATGTATTTACTTATGTTTCACAGGTAGGATAAGTGAGAGAAcagttatatttttataatgtggatAAGTAAGAGAActgttatatttttataatgtgaagtcAAAAGCTTTGGAATAATCACTGTGATATCCATGTGTGTCGTTCATGTCACAAACACAAATAGCCATTGAATATATTTATGCATTATGTATGTGTGATATTGGGAATCACTGTGATATACATATGTGTCATTCATGTCACCTAGTCAATATATTGTGTTACATTTGCATGTGATATCTGCAACTCCTGTGATAGGCTGTGGTAGTCTTTTTATCATGCATACTATTGTCAGAACTATGCATGGCACAGTTACTTGTAAGTTGTGCCACTGCTACTGGACACTGTTCAAACAGGACAAGCTATTTAATGTGCAATATTGATGTAGGTTTTGTATACATTGTATGCAAACCCTGTTTTGGTCTATTCGTTCATCTCAACTGTGATATTTAGTAAAGACCTTTGGTACTGATGTTATTTGCTCCCGTTTCATCTCATACCAGACTCATATGTGCAACTAAAGGTACAAATATGTATTTAATTTGGTTTCATGGGTGGGATAAGGCAATTGAGGTAGAGAATGATTATTTTTAtgtgaaaataaatgcaaaataattttgaatgatgAGTGTAAATACCTTGGATTAGTTATGTGCAAGCATTGGGGtatggaggagagacaagagaaagggcattgcaaggaagaagggtggtagagtctttgggacgtatcatgaatggcagaagtttgagcatggaggtaaagaggatttgagaaatacagtaatagtaccaaccctcacatatgctagTGAAACATGAAAGTCAATAGGTCTAGAATGCAGGCAGTGGAAAGGAGTTTTTTgagaagtgcttgtggtgtgactaGAATGGCTGCAATGAGTAAtgcaagtgtgtatgagcgttttggaataggtcatggggatgaggggaagaagtgaagggcagactttaaagtggtttggtcacatggagcgaagTGAGGAGAGTAAGAGTCTATGAtatgtgagtgagagggagggaatgttagagaaaatctccagtgaaatggagatagggtgcaagagtacgttagggagaggggtgaaaggtcCTTGAAACTTTGAGAAAGCAAGGGAGTGTCTGGAGAGATGGAAACtcgtctgccgtggccatcccctggtgggagctcatccctttattgtcgaaataaatcccttatgcaatagttaaccagtagcattttcactctttcagcccttacactggtaaactctggagcaaccttccttcatctgtttttcctcctgcctacaacacactatttcaagaggagaatatTGATCAGGACACCCACAAATTGTcctctcctcttaactctttattggagcagtgatttgtatttggttttatttttttgtgcccttgccctcgagctgcttcctttgcttaacccgtacagtgtttagtgtgtgtgtgtgtgtatatatatatatatatatatatatatatatatatatatatatatatatatatatatatatatatatatatatatatatatatatatatatatatatatatatatatatatacgtacctcttagggaagtgtttagtacgtatatatatgcATGCTCTTTTGAGCAATTTTacaccctttatttttgtttgtgtatgtaacattgttcattgacagtaaaagGAATATTTTAAAAGTTTTTTGTGTTTCTAAAGAGATTCAAAATGGCCTTTCTGGACAAGTGTACGCATTCCAGCAAgccattatacaagaaggtatgTTGCTTTCTTGTAGGTAAAAAGAAATCATAATTATAGAAAAAAGTAATCACACATTACGCAGTGATCCATATGCTTTTAATTTGATTAACCTGTGGTATGAACAGTACAGCTTCAGTTAGCACAACAGTCATTACAGTACATAGGATAAATAATTACAGTCATAAACACAGGAAGATAATCACACAGGTCAGTCATATGCTTTTAATATGATTAAGGGGTTGTTGTGCCTTTGCCGGTAAATTGACTACCTCACTGCTGGGGTTCATCAGAATGTTATTTCATTGAAATGGGTTTTAGTTTTACCAGCAGTGAGcaccttcccattcctccataAACATTCCTCGCCAACCTGGTTCATCACTAATCAATATCCGCACTCCCTGggcaagagtgcagaatgctgagatacatggggtatgtgagatggacaagtagggtaccAAACTAGGTGATGAGactgtgtggtgtggaggtggtgaaccTCTTGACCGaagacgctgaagttagggttgaccgaagacctgctgggcagcatgttggtaaccctccaccACATGTCCATGGCTGAAACTctcagcgtcttgcggtgggaAACGAGTCCTAtggatcaccacgtacacacaTTCTGAAACACATGGTTAAGGAACAAGTTAAATGGCTACTGTGCATATGTGaggttagttatgttatatgaagCAGAGAAATGGCCAACAATTAAAGAGTTGAAGAGGATGATAAGCAAGTCAAGAGTACAGAGTGCTGAAATGTATAAGGTATGTGAGAGGGACAattagggtatcaaactaggtgatgaGAATGTGTGGTGAGGAAGTGTTAGCCCCTGGTGCCTCTCTTGATCAAAGATGCAGAAGttaaggttgactgaagatctgggcagcatgttggtaaccctccaccAAGTGTCCATGGCTGAATTCTCTCAGCGTCTTGCAATGGGAGTACAGTCCTCTGGATcgtacacacgctgaccactcggccaccggtgcaccatacgcaatctgcaggtgtaagctgatattaattagatattaataataattaacataaATTCAGATCAAGAAAGATGAGCATGTGGTCATTAtggtttcttgttttattcttatgCTCCAACTGTGAGTTCTGCACATTTACATATGAAAGCAATCTATTaataactgcaaggtctacatatatgcctacctatactcaggaaaagaagtttctaataatttcctgcctgacaaaTTGACCAGGAACCTGTCTGTTGtctctcacaggctgaactggtacttcttcttcttgcacAAGATCACCAACATAGGGAATGCGACGATCCACACAGTAGTTGTGCAGGAGCATgcaagaagtcgcaatcttcattGTCTTCTCGGGGTcgtactgcaaacttcctcctgactcgTGAAGGCACCtgaaccttgacttgaggatcccaaacgTCCGCTCAACAATGCATCTTGTCCTTCGATGACTCTGGTTGTAgcgttcctccccaggtgttgtcgggtgtacaactggggtcatcaggaatggctccagaGGATACCCACTGTCTCCTGTGAAATGGAAAATTCATTAATTCATTATTCATTTAGCATAGGAACAATTTGAGTATGGGTAGCTGTGCCTTGGTGTTGCCAATAATGCTAAAAAATTGCAGTgatattttgttacttttgtacTGATGGTAACCCAACTGTGGCTGGCTGCTTGTAATCACTAAGAAAGTTGTTGAACTGCCAGACCCTCATAATAATACCATTTACTGTTGACATCATGTATAGACGAGCTTGATGAGTAACATGATGTGGCATTGACAATGTAGTGTTATGTGAGACAGTCTTTCCACTacgaaatgcatgaaaactatgTTAAAAATTTTAATGTCATATGCAGTTCTACTAAGAGTTTTGTTATCATAACAATATGACATGTCTAGAAGGTTAACATTCATTAACATGTAATCACAAGATATAATATACAATTATGAGGTTTCTTCTATGCAGGCAAAAATCTGAACATGTAGGCATGTGGTACGAAAGCACAGGTAATTTGATAGAATTACATGGAATATATAAGGAAACATACCTATTAAAAGAGCATCTCCAAAATGACCAGCAAGGAACCGCTGCTTAAGGGCACAGTGTCTCCATATAAAGGAATCATGTGTGCTCCCTGGGTAACTGGTGTCGTAGCTGATGATCTTGTTGTTGGTGTCACCCACAGCCTGTATATTTAAGGAGTGGAATTGTTTCCGGTTGACATaaatctcttcattttcctctgggGCCTTGATGCGAATGTGGGTTCCATCAATGGCACCTATCACTCTTGGAAAGTTACCAGTGCGTCTGAAGTCCTGCATAGCTCTGTTGATATCTATTGCTGTGGTTGGCATCTTTATCTCTTGACTGGCCTTTACACAAAGTACTTGAGTTACTTTGTCAATGGCCCTACTAACACTTGATTGGTCCATTCCAACAGTGTCTCCAATAACAGTTTGGAAGCTGCCACTTGCAAAAAAACCTTAGTGCAGCCAGAACCTGGGTGTGAgttgggagtgcatgtgccctcctggttctcctttccaggtggggACGCAGCTCATCACAGAGCCTGATGATTTCTTGACGGGGAAATCTATACACCCGCAACAGATGTTCATCACTAACGTGTAGTGGGTCAAGTGGGTCCC
Protein-coding sequences here:
- the LOC126990816 gene encoding putative nuclease HARBI1; translated protein: MDQSSVSRAIDKVTQVLCVKASQEIKMPTTAIDINRAMQDFRRTGNFPRVIGAIDGTHIRIKAPEENEEIYVNRKQFHSLNIQAVGDTNNKIISYDTSYPGSTHDSFIWRHCALKQRFLAGHFGDALLIGDSGYPLEPFLMTPVVHPTTPGEERYNQSHRRTRCIVERTFGILKSRFRCLHESGGSLQYDPEKTMKIATSCMLLHNYCVDRRIPYVGDLVQEEEVPVQPVRDNRQVPGQFVRQEIIRNFFS